A genomic segment from Rhodopirellula islandica encodes:
- a CDS encoding autotransporter family protein, with translation MCKMTRSTPVCLSTCSRRLRRSILRGLVVGCLTFAAPVAIQAEDIEVVNLNNTGTGSLREAISNATAGDRIVFNIPGGGTIALGSDLPEITDNVSFTNQNVAAVIIDRAGNGPISVTGGTIDFGELQIAAGGLSPDIEMSAAATLIGNADQITANIQAAGTIAPGDSSAAGSVGELIINGDLDATDATLQVDVNGAGSPNDLVRVIGNGTVTDATLTPNFVGSNYSIGDTFTVFSATGGLAGALTNPAEVFQLSSNPFLEAIINSNPNDLTLLIQDNGESFTSVLDGCGQLGAVTEIDRLRTAGTVTQMSAIGNLRSSSSLGVSQAVGQLAGAIYPSLVDAEINEVHNSLSGIRDRVLLQQTDLDSSGHWSPWVRGYGMTLDTSVEGCMAEGYRRKVGGIELGTGYLAASGLGAHGFAQLGAADTDMNTLGQGADTDSYRFGGTVQYVGEWLYGYGAGGYGFQDHSIHRGMSSLEPGTSADGESDGTAQFGAVEIGTVHRGQNWLWLSFVSLQGVQADADGETETGDSEFVLTSSDVDGESLRSMVGVSLAGTNQTGLGPATTQLRFGWLHEFLDDQQSGIHEVQAVAPTEFLVQSANTGRDWLSIGTQLDWGFVLGGQFTLAYQGNLNSDSTFQSGMVGTRWIW, from the coding sequence ATGTGCAAAATGACCCGCTCAACCCCTGTCTGTTTGTCAACCTGTTCACGTCGCTTGCGACGAAGCATCCTGCGGGGGTTGGTCGTGGGATGCTTGACGTTCGCGGCGCCGGTGGCGATTCAGGCGGAGGACATTGAGGTCGTGAATCTGAATAACACCGGGACCGGTTCACTTCGCGAAGCGATTTCCAATGCGACCGCTGGCGACCGGATTGTGTTCAACATCCCCGGTGGCGGAACGATCGCGTTGGGAAGCGATCTGCCCGAGATCACGGACAACGTCTCGTTCACCAATCAGAATGTGGCCGCAGTGATCATCGATCGCGCTGGCAACGGGCCCATTTCAGTGACGGGCGGCACCATTGATTTTGGCGAGCTGCAAATTGCCGCGGGCGGATTGTCGCCTGACATCGAGATGTCCGCCGCGGCCACCTTGATCGGAAACGCAGATCAAATCACTGCCAACATCCAAGCGGCAGGGACGATCGCGCCGGGCGACAGCAGTGCCGCGGGCAGCGTCGGGGAGTTGATCATCAATGGGGACTTGGACGCGACGGATGCAACGCTCCAGGTCGATGTGAATGGTGCCGGATCGCCAAACGATTTGGTGCGAGTCATTGGGAACGGGACCGTGACCGATGCGACGTTGACGCCCAACTTTGTTGGTTCCAACTATTCCATCGGAGACACCTTCACAGTGTTCAGTGCGACGGGTGGTTTGGCTGGAGCGTTGACCAATCCAGCGGAGGTGTTTCAGTTGTCTTCGAATCCATTCCTGGAAGCGATCATCAACTCGAACCCAAATGATCTGACGTTGTTGATTCAGGACAATGGGGAATCCTTCACCTCGGTGCTGGACGGCTGCGGGCAGCTGGGGGCCGTGACGGAGATCGATCGCCTGAGGACGGCAGGAACCGTGACTCAGATGTCTGCGATTGGCAACCTGCGCAGCAGTTCCTCGCTGGGAGTCAGTCAAGCGGTGGGGCAATTGGCGGGGGCGATCTACCCGTCATTGGTGGATGCAGAGATCAACGAAGTTCACAACAGCTTGAGCGGGATTCGTGACCGAGTGCTGTTGCAACAAACGGACCTCGATTCGAGCGGTCATTGGTCGCCGTGGGTTCGTGGCTATGGGATGACGCTGGACACCAGCGTCGAGGGTTGCATGGCGGAAGGCTATCGCCGAAAGGTGGGCGGGATTGAGCTGGGGACGGGGTATCTGGCCGCGTCGGGTTTGGGAGCGCATGGCTTTGCACAACTGGGGGCTGCCGACACGGACATGAATACGCTCGGCCAAGGCGCGGACACGGATTCGTATCGCTTTGGTGGAACGGTGCAGTACGTCGGCGAATGGTTGTATGGCTATGGTGCTGGCGGGTATGGGTTCCAAGACCATTCGATCCATCGTGGGATGTCGTCTCTGGAACCCGGGACTTCCGCCGACGGCGAATCGGACGGAACGGCTCAGTTCGGGGCGGTTGAGATTGGAACGGTTCACCGTGGCCAAAATTGGTTGTGGTTGTCGTTTGTTTCGCTGCAGGGTGTGCAAGCGGACGCGGACGGCGAAACGGAAACGGGGGACTCTGAGTTCGTTCTGACATCCAGCGATGTGGATGGTGAATCGCTGCGGAGCATGGTGGGAGTTTCGTTGGCGGGAACCAACCAAACCGGGCTTGGCCCAGCCACCACGCAGCTTCGTTTCGGGTGGTTGCACGAGTTCTTGGATGACCAGCAATCGGGGATCCATGAGG